One genomic region from Acidimicrobiales bacterium encodes:
- a CDS encoding PIG-L deacetylase family protein, translating to MTYGRDLPTPSRALAIGAHPDDTDFWCGATLAKWAEAGCEVHHLVCTDGSKGTWDPDADLAELVATRQVEQRAAAKALGATGEVVFLGWPDGELASDLRQRWQVAYWIRRLRPDVVVGHDPWKRYRLHPDHRHAGFLTVDGVVAARDPHFFPEQQIPHHRPGELLLFEADEADHVEVVDEGHALRKLDALEAHRSQFRSTMFVDEATPERDDQLEEFHARVRGRLAEHGALVGAPLGEAFKRLATDQ from the coding sequence ATGACGTACGGCCGCGACCTGCCCACCCCCAGCCGCGCCCTCGCCATCGGGGCGCACCCCGACGACACCGACTTCTGGTGCGGCGCCACCCTCGCCAAGTGGGCCGAGGCCGGCTGCGAGGTGCACCACCTGGTGTGCACCGACGGGTCGAAGGGCACGTGGGACCCCGACGCCGACCTCGCCGAGCTGGTCGCCACCCGCCAGGTGGAGCAGCGCGCTGCGGCCAAGGCCCTGGGGGCGACCGGCGAGGTGGTGTTCCTCGGCTGGCCCGACGGCGAGCTGGCCTCCGACCTGCGCCAACGCTGGCAGGTCGCCTACTGGATCCGGCGACTCCGGCCCGACGTGGTGGTCGGCCACGACCCCTGGAAGCGCTACCGCCTCCACCCCGACCACCGCCACGCCGGGTTCCTCACCGTCGACGGCGTGGTCGCCGCCCGTGACCCGCACTTCTTCCCCGAGCAGCAGATCCCCCACCACCGCCCGGGGGAGCTGCTGCTGTTCGAGGCCGACGAGGCCGACCACGTCGAGGTGGTCGACGAGGGCCACGCGCTGCGGAAGCTCGACGCCCTCGAAGCCCACCGCAGCCAGTTCCGCTCCACCATGTTCGTCGACGAGGCCACGCCCGAGCGCGACGACCAGCTCGAGGAGTTCCATGCCCGGGTCCGCGGGCGACTCGCCGAGCACGGTGCCCTGGTGGGAGCACCCCTCGGCGAAGCCTTCAAGCGCCTCGCCACCGACCAGTAG
- a CDS encoding YqgE/AlgH family protein, whose protein sequence is MSSDPDADAVLTGKLLIAEPMLEDPNFERSVVLLIEHSEDGALGVVLNRPTDIDVAAVLEQWGALAADPPVLYVGGPVNQDSLVALGRRSSGLDLEGWTQVLGDLGAVDLHLEPAELAPSLDGIRVFIGYSGWGPSQLEQELAQDAWVVVDAVVEDVFAPDPETMWRAVLRRQGGKLARLANFPPHPSVN, encoded by the coding sequence GTGAGTAGTGATCCCGACGCCGACGCCGTCCTCACGGGCAAGCTCCTGATCGCGGAGCCCATGCTGGAGGACCCGAACTTCGAGCGCTCCGTGGTCCTGCTCATCGAGCACTCCGAGGACGGCGCCCTGGGCGTGGTGCTCAACCGGCCCACCGACATCGACGTCGCCGCGGTGCTGGAGCAGTGGGGCGCGCTCGCCGCCGACCCGCCGGTGCTCTACGTGGGCGGCCCGGTGAACCAGGACAGCCTGGTGGCGCTGGGTCGGCGCTCGTCGGGCCTCGATCTGGAGGGTTGGACCCAGGTGCTGGGCGACCTCGGTGCCGTCGACCTGCACCTCGAGCCGGCCGAGCTGGCGCCGTCGCTCGACGGCATCCGGGTGTTCATCGGCTACTCGGGCTGGGGTCCGTCGCAGCTGGAGCAGGAGCTGGCCCAGGACGCCTGGGTGGTGGTCGACGCCGTGGTCGAGGACGTGTTCGCCCCCGATCCCGAGACGATGTGGCGGGCCGTGCTGCGTCGCCAGGGTGGCAAGCTCGCCCGCCTCGCCAACTTCCCGCCCCACCCGTCGGTGAACTGA